AGGCTTCTACGAGGCTTCGCTCGAAGGCCCAAAAGGAGTCAGACGAGCTGAACCGTGCGTTTTAACCGGTACGCAAAATAAACGAACACGGTAGAAAAACAATGCACTCAAATATACTACGCTAAAACGCGCAGGGTACCCGGTGCTAAAGGACGGGCTTCAGTTTTCAAAACAAGGCATTATTTGCAACAAGGATGACTGGAACAAATTTCTCATGGCTGCCAAGGTAAGGAATACAGGATTGTGTGAACTCATTGAGTCGCCGAAGACAGCGTAAAGATATGCATTGCTCACTCGTCTGTGCACATACATGATCTTCTCTTTCTGacaaaatttcttcttttttacagGTTTCGCGCAGCTCGCAATGCCAGGATGTGTTGAAGTTCATTACTCAATGGGGCGGGGGCGCTCCGAATTTGAGCTTCTCACTACAGTAATGCGCCGAACGTTATCCAATAAAGAGAAATATCAATAACAGCGTGCGATGCGCCTCACGGCCTTCGAACGGTTTCTTCtctttcctcctcttcttctcgTACCTTCCCCTCTTTTTCCTCTCGCGTAATTATTCTCGGCGCTATAAATCGGTGGAATTCACTGTTTGAAATTCGCGCGCAGAGAAACTCACGCGCGACGTCAGTGTGACGACACGAGGGCGTTCCCGTGGCGCCATTTCCACGTGACCTCAACGTGAGCAGGAGGTTGGGTGGGACAACTGGGGATATGACATATGATGCTGACACGTGACTATCCTGGCGTAACGTCACGGAAACGTCACGCGAGCTGGTGCTCGTGCTTGCTCCTCCCCGTGGATTATGTCCGCTGCCGGCTTTCTTGACAAAATGCGCATACCTAGATTGTTAGCGAATGTGCTCGCAACAGAAGTTGTTTTAAGTCACATGCTCCTGCCAGACATATGTATTTAGAGTATGTGAGGGAGTAAATTTTCATTTTGGGGGCAGAGACGGGCTTCGCAAGAGGACAACGAACTGATTCAGGAAAGAGGGAACATATTGGGTGCCATTAGGTTTTTTTCTATACAGGTCAAGTTCTATGGATATGGTGGTGGATAAAAGTTTACCGAATGCAGAGTCGTAGCCATTCCTTCCCTCCATgcacaaccttgcataaggatGGTCCTGTTAAAGCCCCCCACACTGTGACTAATTGGATAAGAATAATTCAGGGACTACAAATGATGTCATTtggtgttccgtaagcttttgtccagcactgtgctACAACTACATGTCACAACTGCAGTCACTTTTCAGTGAGGCAAAAATGACCAACTGTCTCTATCCACAAGAACAGACATTTATTGGACATACAAGGACAATACATTTATGAGGACCATGAATCGGGGCTAGCTTTACACAAATGAATGCTTTCTGAGCAGTAATTATGTTGCTGAGACACCTCCTAGGTGTACAGGGTAGGGAGTACCACTTGCAGGAAATAGCAACTTTACACCTATCACTCTTATAAGATTTCCAGAATTACCCGAAAAGGCACTTCCTTTTTATGCACAACATGCTCCTCCTGAATAACTACGGCCATGCGCTTGTAAAGTTAAAAACTGACAACCAATGTATGCAACAATGTACATTCTAGTGTCTCATCACAAGGTTCACTCATTGTGTTTCACACTGTGATTTCTTCTTTGTTAACAATGTCAACTCCCTCCGTGTTTTCTCTGTGTGTCTCTCGAGAAGCATTTACGCATGTCCCTTCGTGGCAGCCATTGACCTTCGTGCAAGCATCAGCATTGAATGTAGAGTCTCCCTTGCAAGCACAATGGGTTTATTCCTTCCGGTGCTTGCTCTTGCCCCGATGATGGTCCTGATCATCCGACGGCCGTTTGCTGGCTTTTTTGGCCTCCGTCAAGAACTTGTCCAAGCCGAATGGATCTTCTTCTTCCACCCTCTCAAACTGCACAGGGCCGTCCCTCTTTGATGAACGGTCCGTTCCGGAAAACTCTTTATCAGGAACAAAGCGAGACGTCTTGACCAACTTGTCGAGGTCTTCCCCGTAGACGTCCTTGTCCTGGTTACGGGGGCGGTACACGGACTGCTGAGTGGATCGCCACGGCTTGTCGTAGACGTCGTACACATCGTCGTGTCCGAAGCCACTTCCAATCCCTTTACTCTGATTGAAGAGACGCTGGTCGAACTGGACTTCGCTTGTGCGTGCACCTGGCATTCCCAAGGCAATCTGTTCGCTGATGTCACGTTCACGCTGCTTTTCGAGCTTGCTTCGCTTTTCCGGCGCGGCCCTTGCAATGTTGCGTTCTCTCTGTCGGTCCTTGTGTCTTTCGTAGCGGATCTGGTCCCTCTCGTGCGCCTCTTCGTCATTTGCCGGTGCCTGAGTCCTGATGCCCGCCCGCTCTTCTCTGGCTCGTTGGGCGAGCTGGCGCAGGTGCTCTTCCTTCTTCTCTTTCTCCTTCTGCGCCAGCTTCTTTTCAAGCTGGGCTCGCATTTCCACAGCTTCACGGGCCTTACGATCGGCTATGTACAGTGCTTCCGCCAGCTTTGCAAAGTTCTCGTTGATGTGAACCTGCTGCAGGCCACGACCGTCGGCAGCCAGGCGCTTGTCCAGCGGGATCGTGTAACCTTTCGCGTTCTTCCAGTTTGAGATGCACGGAGGAATACGCCACTCTTGCTGTTCTTTTACGGTCACCTTTCGTGTTGGAGAGTGCATAACTGGAGCTGGTGGTGAGGGAGGCCCTCGGGGGATCTTTTTGTTGATCTTAAAGCGTGGTGGTTCCATCGGGTCTTTCTGTACTTCGACCATTCGAATGATTCTCTGCTTTGCCCCAGAGTTGAAGGCCATGCCTTGTTGCGACGGCGTGTACCGGATGTACTGTGCTGGCGCTAACTTTTCAGCAGCTCTAACAGGCATAGCTGCCGATATTTTAGAATGCGTTAGCTTTTCCAGTGCAAAACGGGTTTCTTCCGTGGTTTTCTCCACCTCTTCTTCGTCAGGCTTTTGCAACGACGGATCATCGTCATTTGTGATCTCTTTTGGCAGCAGGTCTTGGAACCGATGGTAGACCACCTTATCTTTGGACTGACCCTGTCGGACTATAACGTCATACTTGATTTTTCCCTGAGCGTCTAGCTGAACTGGAAGCGCGTTGGaatttgttttctcttttttcttgccCATATCCAGAGGGTACTGTGCAACGGGAATCTCTGGGAAGGCGCCTCCATCACCAAAGTCATCAACACCTCGGGGCACCCAGCCTTTACGCTTTCCGTACGCCGGTACTGTTCTTGACGTTGATGCCAGCTGCAGCGATGAAGGTGCATATTTTCTAGCTCTGTCTTCATCTTCTCTGTCAAAAACAGACTGCGTGGGAGCAGGTAATAGCGTCTTTAGCGACGCCATTTCGGTTGATAGAAAACTCGCCTCGTTCCTAATATGTGTAAAAGAGCGTAAATTATTTTAATTAAATACTACATATAAATGGATCTATGAATTTTACAAATAACATAGTGCGGAATATTATTTTTATGAAACGTAATGTGCgcttttaaaaaattgtttatATGCGGTCCGGTTATATGGTGCCCTCCTCCGTTCTTGTTTTGATGTTGAGCTGTGAAATTTATTAAATACTGAACGGTCAAGAAATGCTTGATGTAGATAAATGGATAAGCATCGCGAAGGAATGCAAGTACTTGCCTGAAAATGACCTTAAGGTACATATTTGGTAAATTCATGTTGTCTCGTGATGGGTGTTAATTGTCATCTATGTCACTGTCTGCTCTTTTCCATAAATCTCGCTGCAGTGTTAAATTAGAAGCAAAATCTCACAGCCCGTTTCTAGCTCTTCTGTTCTATTGCTCTTCTATTCTATTCCAAGAACATCGTTCGAAATGCGAAACACGAAAATGGCGTACTGGCTTGTTATCGCTTACTGTATGTGCTTCCGTTTAAAACCGATATGATGTAGAGGTGTTGTAATTATTGATATTTTTCGTGTATGTGTCAGTGTATGACGTCACTAGTTTATCCGGGAATTAACCAGACAAGTGTTTCGAGAATGCTTTACTGCAATGCTGAATATTTTGATACCTTATCATCGTTGTTCACAATGTGTGCATTTCCCAAGAAATTATGCAGCATGGTGTGTCACCTGCTACTGGAAGAATCCAATATACAGCCCGTGTCAACCCCTGTAACAGTGTGCGGCGATATTCATGGCCAGGTAGGTCTCCTGCTCACCCATCTTGTCTACATGCATAAACCACTGTGACCCAAACACTTGACATGCAGATGTCTTGTTTGCCTCCTATGGAATTGCTACGAATAGGGGAAAATTTGCTGGTCTCGTGTGATATGAGTGTCACCATGCAGTGGTTTCTCTAGAACCGCAGCCATGGATGGGGTGGGGGTCGTTATTCCAGTTATGTTGTGACAGCTCCACATGCCATTGTTGACATATGTCTAAAGGTTGAATAACACTGGTCCCCCTGATGGGAAACCTTGCTTGACTTTTATATTTACTCTGTTTGATGTTCAGCGCTCTCCATTTGAGGCACCATTCTCTTTCAGTTCTACGACCTCGAAGAGCTTTTTCGGACAGGTGGTCAAGTGCCAGAGACCAATTACATTTTTATGGTAAGCTGTACAAACTGTGAAACGTGTCCTGCCTCAGAGTATAACAGTCTGTTCACAGAAGACACAACATAGGCAACATAGGGCTACGCCATCTGCAAATCGCTTTTACGTCGACGGAAGTTTGAAGTATGGCCTTGCAGACTAAAATTTCTCGCAAAACAGTTTCATTCACCAATTCAGTTACAACGTGATGACACATTGGTAGAAACAACCTATGTCTCGCGCGATCTACAATGGAGGCTGTGGTTACCATATGTTTACTTTTGGAGACGGGTTTATATAACGGGTCTAATAAGGCTTTTCAGTTTGTCGCACCTTTGGAATAATGTGTTTTACAACATTGTGAGTATGCTTATTGTATGCGTATTGCATCTCGAGTACTGGTGGAGACAGAGTAGTCAATTTTAGTGCTGAGAACTACACGCGGAACCTTTGAGGCCAGGGCGCGCAGGTTAAACCTGTGCTGTCCACCCGTTGCATAGAGGAAGGctgccatcatcatcataagGCTGTTTGAAATTATAATGTTTACAAACAACGGGATTCAGCTTTGCTAGGTGTATGACAGAAAAGGGCGGGACAGTAATGCCATCGTGTTTGGTTGACACACATTATACACTGATGTTATTTGTGTTTAAAGTTATTCTTCAGCATACACCTGCTGTAGCTGTAGTTCTTTTTCCTTTTAGGGTGA
This genomic stretch from Ornithodoros turicata isolate Travis chromosome 9, ASM3712646v1, whole genome shotgun sequence harbors:
- the LOC135368775 gene encoding SNW domain-containing protein 1-like; the protein is MASLKTLLPAPTQSVFDREDEDRARKYAPSSLQLASTSRTVPAYGKRKGWVPRGVDDFGDGGAFPEIPVAQYPLDMGKKKEKTNSNALPVQLDAQGKIKYDVIVRQGQSKDKVVYHRFQDLLPKEITNDDDPSLQKPDEEEVEKTTEETRFALEKLTHSKISAAMPVRAAEKLAPAQYIRYTPSQQGMAFNSGAKQRIIRMVEVQKDPMEPPRFKINKKIPRGPPSPPAPVMHSPTRKVTVKEQQEWRIPPCISNWKNAKGYTIPLDKRLAADGRGLQQVHINENFAKLAEALYIADRKAREAVEMRAQLEKKLAQKEKEKKEEHLRQLAQRAREERAGIRTQAPANDEEAHERDQIRYERHKDRQRERNIARAAPEKRSKLEKQRERDISEQIALGMPGARTSEVQFDQRLFNQSKGIGSGFGHDDVYDVYDKPWRSTQQSVYRPRNQDKDVYGEDLDKLVKTSRFVPDKEFSGTDRSSKRDGPVQFERVEEEDPFGLDKFLTEAKKASKRPSDDQDHHRGKSKHRKE